One Xenopus tropicalis strain Nigerian chromosome 8, UCB_Xtro_10.0, whole genome shotgun sequence genomic window carries:
- the avpr2 gene encoding vasopressin V2 receptor codes for MSGTQPTFETPNITVGVEEDKRDPIVAQWNIAMLAVIFSFATFGNCLVLFTLLRRRKHNALMHTFMIHLCLADLVVSFFQVLPQLVWDITDRFRGPDVLCRGVRYLQVVGMYASSYMIVAMTFDRHQAICRPMMTFKKGSARWNIPVSLAWLASAIFSLPQGFIFSRIEVHPGVFDCWATFIEPWGLKAYVTWITLAVFILPALFIATCQVLIFREIHNSINMGPGHSPRPRRKAKLINTRNGARSQSDTGVSSAMAKTVRMTLVIVLVYVVCWAPFFIAQLWNVWNQESAAGSSAIKVLMILASLNSCTNPWIYTIFSSSVSKDVKEILCFACRPRQRKNSLPEDSCFTGSTTVPKECLY; via the exons atgtCTGGGACACAGCCAACTTTTGAAACTCCCAATATCACAGTAGGAGTAGAAGAAGATAAACGGGACCCTATTGTAGCACAATGGAACATTGCAATGCTGGCAGTGATATTTAGCTTTGCCACATTTGGAAATTGCTTGGTACTGTTCACTTTACTGAGGCGGCGGAAGCACAATGCCCTCATGCACACCTTCATGATCCATTTGTGTCTTGCGGATTTGGTGGTCTCTTTCTTTCAGGTCCTTCCACAACTTGTCTGGGACATCACTGACCGCTTTCGGGGACCAGATGTGCTCTGTAGAGGAGTTCGGTACCTACAAGTGGTAGGCATGTATGCTTCATCGTACATGATTGTTGCCATGACATTTGACAGACACCAGGCGATCTGTCGACCAATGATGACCTTCAAAAAAGGTTCGGCGCGATGGAATATTCCAGTGTCCTTGGCATGGTTGGCTTCTGCTATCTTCAGTCTTCCACAGGGCTTCATTTTTTCCAGGATAGAGGTCCACCCAGGTGTATTTGACTGCTGGGCTACATTTATAGAACCATGGGGTCTTAAAGCTTATGTGACATGGATTACTTTGGCGGTCTTCATTCTACCAGCTTTGTTTATTGCTACATGCCAAGTTCTGATCTTTCGAGAGATCCACAACAGTATCAACATGGGCCCAGGACATTCCCCAAGACCAAGAAGAAAAGCAAAGCTGATAAATACGAGGAATGGCGCTCGTTCACAATCAGATACTGGGGTGAGCAGTGCCATGGCAAAGACCGTTCGCATGACTCTTGTCATTGTGCTGGTATATGTTGTTTGCTGGGCCCCCTTTTTTATTGCTCAACTGTGGAACGTCTGGAATCAAGAATCAGCAGCTGGGA GTTCAGCCATCAAAGTCCTGATGATCCTTGCCAGCCTAAACAGCTGCACCAACCCATGGATCTACACCATCTTCAGCAGCAGTGTGTCCAAGGACGTGAAAGAGATTCTATGCTTTGCCTGTCGGCCCCGCCAACGTAAGAACTCTTTGCCAGAGGATTCCTGTTTTACAGGCTCTACCACTGTGCCCAAGGAGTGTCTGTACTGA